In the genome of Chryseobacterium oryzae, one region contains:
- a CDS encoding M43 family zinc metalloprotease — protein sequence MRNYTISKVFFVLSALLCSFYYGQKLEGGLLFGKAYTVDEIRDANGIMRCASTGYEKFLQDKYPSRMSNAQFEAWLKPLIENSKQSKSQNGGIITIPVVVHVIHSGQDYGVAPNITDTQIQSQITVMNNDYRKRVNTPGYNSNPVGADIMIQFELAKVDPNGNPTSGIDRTNLCYDIWTQAGVNSYVKPRTIWDPTKYMNMWSVKFGGANWDLLGYAQFPSNSNLPGLNANEGLAYTDGVVANYSAFGSIDYNDGTFILDATYNSGRTMTHEVGHFLGLRHIWGDQSCGDDFCADTPVHETANSGCPAHPKSNSCGTSDEMFENYMDYTVDACMNIFTSDQKDRITAVMNNSPRRMELKSSTTNMAIPLFANDAEVKLERSCSTENSTCGGNATKNIKISLYNRGNTIMTSAVITYGVGTNTQTYNWTGSLAPSRYALVTLNVPGTMPTGNMTVSVNTVNGSADQRASNNSFTTYFVGSGAVNAEQGTFTFTLQRDNYGSETSWNLSNSSGAVIYNGGPYSNSSPTGPLPSLITQTWTLAPGCYTFTINDSYGDGIYDTGGYYNLKDSQNNLVFQGTSFGTIQKRAVNITVLSTGETKIEKVEIYPNPATDVLNITKVSDNAKFDIYNAVGQLVKTGEIKGNKVVISELVKGAYIITVKDKDISEKLKFIKK from the coding sequence ATGAGAAATTATACGATTTCAAAAGTATTTTTCGTTTTATCAGCTCTTTTATGTTCATTTTATTATGGACAAAAATTGGAAGGAGGGCTGTTATTCGGAAAGGCTTACACAGTTGATGAAATTAGAGATGCTAATGGTATAATGCGATGTGCATCTACTGGTTATGAGAAGTTTTTGCAGGATAAATATCCAAGCAGAATGAGCAATGCGCAATTCGAAGCGTGGCTTAAACCTCTTATTGAAAATTCAAAGCAGAGCAAATCTCAAAATGGGGGGATTATAACAATTCCCGTTGTGGTACACGTAATACATTCAGGGCAAGATTACGGTGTTGCTCCTAATATTACGGATACTCAGATTCAGTCTCAAATTACTGTAATGAACAACGATTACAGAAAACGTGTTAACACTCCTGGTTATAATTCTAATCCTGTAGGAGCGGATATTATGATTCAGTTTGAGTTAGCGAAAGTAGACCCGAATGGAAATCCTACCAGTGGAATTGATAGAACTAATTTATGCTACGATATTTGGACACAAGCAGGTGTTAATTCGTATGTTAAACCACGTACAATCTGGGATCCTACCAAATATATGAATATGTGGAGTGTTAAGTTTGGAGGAGCTAATTGGGATCTTTTAGGATATGCACAATTTCCATCAAATTCCAATTTACCAGGTTTAAATGCAAATGAAGGTTTGGCTTATACAGATGGTGTAGTAGCTAACTATTCTGCCTTTGGAAGTATTGATTATAATGATGGAACTTTTATTCTGGATGCAACGTACAATAGTGGTAGAACTATGACCCATGAAGTGGGGCACTTTTTAGGATTGAGACATATTTGGGGAGATCAATCTTGTGGAGATGATTTCTGTGCAGATACTCCTGTACATGAAACTGCAAATAGCGGCTGTCCTGCACATCCTAAGTCTAATAGTTGCGGTACTTCAGATGAGATGTTCGAAAATTATATGGATTACACGGTAGATGCTTGTATGAATATTTTTACTAGTGATCAAAAAGACAGAATCACTGCGGTCATGAACAATTCGCCGAGAAGAATGGAGCTTAAATCTTCAACTACAAATATGGCAATTCCTCTTTTTGCCAACGATGCAGAGGTGAAACTTGAAAGGAGTTGTTCAACTGAGAATTCTACTTGCGGAGGGAATGCGACAAAAAATATTAAAATATCATTGTATAATAGAGGAAATACAATAATGACCTCGGCAGTTATTACTTATGGTGTAGGAACAAATACTCAAACATACAATTGGACTGGAAGTTTAGCTCCTAGTCGTTATGCGTTAGTAACATTAAATGTTCCAGGTACTATGCCTACTGGGAATATGACTGTTTCTGTTAATACAGTTAACGGGTCTGCCGATCAAAGAGCTTCAAACAATTCTTTTACAACATATTTTGTAGGATCAGGAGCGGTAAATGCAGAGCAAGGTACATTTACTTTTACATTACAGAGAGATAATTATGGATCTGAAACGAGTTGGAATTTATCTAATTCTTCAGGTGCTGTAATTTATAATGGAGGACCATATTCAAATAGCTCACCCACAGGTCCACTACCTTCGCTAATTACTCAAACATGGACATTAGCTCCCGGATGTTATACTTTTACAATAAATGATTCTTATGGAGATGGTATTTATGATACCGGAGGTTATTATAATCTTAAAGATTCTCAAAATAATCTTGTTTTCCAAGGAACAAGTTTTGGTACAATACAAAAAAGAGCTGTAAATATTACTGTTTTATCTACAGGAGAAACTAAAATTGAAAAGGTGGAAATTTATCCAAATCCTGCTACCGATGTTTTAAATATTACAAAGGTTTCGGATAATGCTAAATTCGATATTTACAATGCAGTGGGGCAGTTAGTTAAAACTGGCGAAATTAAAGGAAACAAAGTTGTAATTAGCGAACTTGTAAAAGGAGCTTATATTATTACAGTGAAAGACAAAGATATTTCAGAAAAATTGAAATTTATTAAGAAGTAA
- a CDS encoding GEVED domain-containing protein has product MKKLLFTLAFMFAFLGNIRAQTFQIGGGTQTSNYLPLYSCYGYNYSQQIYTAAEMTTAVGANTYITAIKFFVSTTASTQANYNQWVVYMGNTAQNDFATTTSWVPVANMQQVYSGTLPTMTNGAWVTIPLTTPFVWDGTSNLVIAVDENSPNYSCTQNWGSYNAGSNRGILYYSDSTNPNPASPPTAMRRETGIPRLQFTAFNLQPCTTAPPTGIAVGGLTSTSAVVSWNPAIGATYVLRYRTTPGGTWTTVNITTPLTYSYTIPGLNESTAYEVEMATICGGSQGAFSTAVPFTTPAISYCTSAPTYISTVYEYISNVTVNPTGGTPMVSNSTTPPPFYTDYTTDPTRLITLYRGTSNNSISVTKTYPNSLWSASARAWIDFNRDGIFNDNPIGTPGGERVLDSPSNQTLLVNGTFTVPGTAAQGAYMGNLPVRMRVILRESDVPTPCGAFSYGEVEDYNVKLVDLQPCTTASPTPLNVTTPNESTAIVSWTPTSGANYVIRWRLNPNGPWLPSATGQALPTGTPTGQSFYTITGLTEQTTYQVQVQTICNGTSGSFGSTTNFTTPPLTYCTMIGTGSNDYISNVTVTPINLPVVSNTTLQTNYASYTTPVINLEIGSVGNQISVGKAWATSTNADAVTAWIDYDRNGVFDNSERILISPSNTTTPVTATFNVPFTNVYTGPYTTTMRVALRKGSAPVMCTGPVDGEVEDYAVKLRPCSNAQPGTPTFNTITHTTANITWTPAANNLNYVIQYRPVTNPASAWTSISISSVSGVPPYQLTGLTPATQYEVQIAARCGSTNGTFTPVRSFTTRCDPNPPTVVVSNVTANSAVVTWNPLVPSATYVIRYRPVGSPTWITPTAPLPPANSITLNGLSSYVTYEVQVANVCVGETNPNQWSNPQVFTTIRLCEVPPPGLTITQLNPTTAEVVWDAFTGQGSTGSYILRYRKVGIPSWTTVTVNTNTYTITGLLELTKYEMQVANVCSGTPGNYTPPYYFTTPTVTYCPVSAGSSTTEYISQVKVTPTGKPVMTNASNASTYTFFNSDPKTFIELIQGSTGNQIVINKTLASDSGLAVWIDFNRNGEFDLNERILADGPNSNATASATFTVPADAFVSMTDYKYVIMRVAMAKGAIPVNCTSFASGEVEDYVVRISKLPVDNAINQTDILIYPNPVKTVLNVKNISKKANYKIYSAAGQLISSGIILNNKIDVSRLINGMYVIDIDDVKGTAQKKFIKE; this is encoded by the coding sequence ATGAAGAAACTTTTATTCACGTTGGCTTTTATGTTTGCCTTTCTAGGAAATATAAGAGCACAAACCTTTCAAATTGGAGGAGGTACACAAACAAGTAATTATCTCCCCTTATATTCTTGCTATGGATATAATTATTCTCAGCAAATATATACAGCAGCAGAAATGACAACTGCAGTGGGAGCAAATACATATATTACTGCCATTAAGTTCTTTGTGTCTACAACTGCTTCTACACAAGCGAATTATAACCAATGGGTTGTTTACATGGGGAATACTGCGCAGAATGATTTTGCTACCACCACAAGTTGGGTACCGGTTGCAAATATGCAGCAAGTATACTCAGGCACACTTCCTACAATGACTAATGGTGCATGGGTAACTATTCCACTAACAACTCCTTTTGTTTGGGATGGTACAAGTAATTTGGTAATTGCTGTGGACGAAAATTCTCCTAACTATTCTTGTACACAAAATTGGGGATCATATAATGCAGGTTCCAATAGAGGAATTTTATATTATAGTGACAGTACAAATCCTAATCCGGCTTCTCCGCCTACAGCTATGAGAAGAGAAACTGGAATTCCAAGATTACAATTCACGGCGTTCAATTTACAACCCTGTACAACTGCTCCTCCAACTGGTATAGCTGTGGGAGGTTTAACATCAACATCGGCTGTTGTAAGTTGGAATCCTGCTATTGGAGCTACCTATGTTTTGAGATATAGAACAACTCCTGGAGGAACTTGGACTACTGTAAATATTACAACACCTTTAACCTATAGTTATACTATTCCAGGGCTTAACGAGAGTACAGCTTACGAAGTAGAAATGGCTACAATTTGTGGAGGTAGTCAGGGAGCATTTTCTACAGCTGTACCCTTTACTACTCCTGCAATATCATATTGTACTTCTGCTCCAACATATATTTCAACGGTTTATGAATATATTTCGAATGTAACTGTAAATCCTACAGGAGGAACTCCTATGGTGAGTAATTCTACTACACCGCCACCTTTTTACACGGATTATACTACAGACCCTACAAGACTTATTACATTATATAGAGGTACTTCAAACAATTCTATTTCAGTAACAAAAACATACCCAAATTCTCTTTGGAGTGCTTCTGCAAGAGCTTGGATTGATTTTAACAGAGATGGTATTTTTAATGATAATCCTATAGGAACACCTGGTGGAGAAAGAGTATTAGATTCACCATCAAATCAGACTCTATTAGTGAACGGTACATTTACGGTACCTGGAACAGCCGCACAAGGGGCTTATATGGGTAACCTTCCTGTAAGAATGAGAGTTATTTTAAGAGAGAGTGATGTTCCTACTCCTTGTGGAGCGTTCTCTTATGGTGAAGTTGAAGATTATAATGTTAAGCTTGTAGATTTACAGCCGTGTACAACTGCTTCTCCAACACCTCTCAATGTAACTACTCCTAATGAAAGTACTGCTATTGTGTCATGGACCCCTACATCTGGAGCAAATTATGTAATAAGATGGAGACTTAATCCTAACGGACCATGGTTACCATCGGCAACAGGTCAAGCTTTGCCTACAGGTACACCAACCGGTCAGAGTTTTTATACAATAACTGGTTTAACAGAACAAACTACTTATCAGGTTCAGGTTCAGACGATTTGTAATGGTACTTCAGGATCTTTTGGTTCTACTACAAACTTTACAACTCCTCCTTTAACCTATTGTACAATGATAGGTACAGGGTCTAACGACTACATTTCTAATGTAACCGTTACACCTATTAACTTACCTGTTGTAAGTAATACAACACTTCAAACGAATTATGCAAGTTATACCACTCCGGTTATTAACTTGGAAATTGGATCGGTAGGAAATCAGATTTCAGTAGGAAAAGCTTGGGCTACCTCTACCAATGCTGATGCAGTTACTGCTTGGATCGATTATGACAGAAATGGAGTATTTGATAATAGTGAAAGAATTTTAATTTCTCCATCTAATACTACTACGCCAGTAACAGCAACATTTAATGTGCCTTTTACAAATGTTTATACAGGACCATATACTACAACGATGAGAGTAGCTTTAAGAAAAGGAAGTGCTCCAGTTATGTGTACAGGTCCGGTAGATGGTGAAGTAGAGGATTATGCGGTAAAATTGAGACCATGTAGTAATGCTCAACCGGGTACTCCTACTTTCAATACCATTACGCATACTACTGCCAATATAACATGGACACCTGCTGCAAATAACTTAAATTATGTGATCCAATACAGACCTGTTACCAATCCTGCGTCTGCATGGACATCAATTTCAATATCTTCAGTAAGTGGTGTGCCGCCATATCAATTAACAGGTCTTACTCCTGCTACACAATATGAGGTTCAGATTGCGGCACGTTGTGGCTCTACAAATGGTACTTTCACACCTGTTAGATCATTCACGACAAGATGTGATCCTAATCCTCCAACTGTTGTTGTAAGCAATGTTACAGCAAATTCAGCAGTGGTTACTTGGAATCCATTAGTTCCTAGTGCAACATATGTAATCAGATACAGACCAGTAGGTTCTCCAACTTGGATTACTCCTACTGCACCACTTCCTCCTGCAAATTCAATTACTCTTAACGGATTAAGCTCATATGTAACATATGAAGTTCAGGTTGCTAATGTCTGCGTTGGGGAAACAAATCCAAATCAATGGTCAAATCCTCAGGTGTTCACTACGATAAGATTATGTGAAGTACCACCTCCAGGACTTACTATTACTCAGTTGAACCCTACAACAGCAGAGGTTGTGTGGGATGCATTTACAGGTCAGGGATCTACAGGATCTTATATTTTGAGATATAGAAAAGTTGGAATTCCAAGCTGGACTACAGTAACGGTAAATACAAATACCTATACAATTACTGGTTTGTTGGAATTAACCAAATATGAAATGCAGGTTGCTAACGTTTGTAGTGGTACGCCAGGTAATTATACACCTCCTTACTATTTTACAACACCTACTGTTACCTATTGTCCAGTTTCAGCAGGAAGTTCAACTACCGAATATATTTCGCAGGTAAAAGTAACACCAACAGGTAAGCCTGTAATGACTAATGCTTCTAATGCTTCAACGTATACTTTCTTTAATTCAGATCCTAAAACCTTTATTGAATTAATTCAAGGTTCAACAGGTAATCAGATTGTTATCAATAAAACTTTAGCTTCTGACTCTGGATTAGCAGTATGGATTGATTTCAATAGAAATGGAGAATTCGATTTAAATGAGAGAATTTTAGCTGACGGTCCTAACTCTAATGCTACAGCATCGGCTACATTTACGGTTCCTGCAGATGCATTTGTTAGTATGACAGATTATAAGTATGTCATAATGAGAGTTGCCATGGCAAAAGGAGCTATCCCGGTAAACTGTACAAGTTTTGCCAGCGGAGAGGTAGAAGATTATGTAGTTAGAATTTCTAAGTTGCCGGTTGATAATGCTATCAATCAGACAGATATTCTTATCTATCCAAACCCTGTTAAAACGGTATTGAATGTTAAAAACATCAGCAAAAAAGCAAATTATAAAATTTATAGTGCAGCTGGTCAGTTAATTTCAAGTGGAATTATCTTAAACAATAAGATAGATGTAAGCAGATTAATTAACGGAATGTATGTAATCGACATTGATGATGTTAAGGGTACAGCTCAGAAGAAATTTATTAAAGAATAA